The genomic stretch GGGCCAGCGCGGGCCCCGCCCCTTCGAGCACCGCGGCCGCTGCGAGGTCGATGGCGGCCTCCGTCCCCACCAGCCCCAGCATCCCTTCGACCAGCGCCGCCGTGACGGTCCCCGCCCCGGAAACCGCCGCCTGCTCGAAGATCGACTGCCCGTCCCGCATCGACCCGAAGGCGTACCGGGCCATGAGGGAGAGGGCGTCCTCTTCCACGGCCACCCCTTCCGCCCGGGCCATCTCGTCGAGGCGCCCCCGCACCTCGGAGTCGGTGAGCATCCGGAAATCGAAGCGCTGGCAGCGCGAAAGGATCGTGTCGGGGATCCGGTTCGGCTCGGTGGTCGCCAAAATGAAGACCACGTGCGGCGGCGGCTCCTCCAGCGTCTTGAGCAGCCCGTTGAAGGCCGCCTTCGACAGCATGTGGACTTCGTCGATGATGTAGATCTTGTAGCGGAGCCGGGAGGGGGCGTAGGCGGCGTTCTCCCGCAGGCGGCGGATGTCGTCGATGCC from Thermodesulfobacteriota bacterium encodes the following:
- the dnaX gene encoding DNA polymerase III subunit gamma/tau produces the protein MAYEALARKWRPRTFEEIVGQGHVSRALANAIASGKIHHAYLFSGTRGVGKTTFARILARALNCEKGPTPAPCLACSACEEIGSGSGADVQEIDGASNTGIDDIRRLRENAAYAPSRLRYKIYIIDEVHMLSKAAFNGLLKTLEEPPPHVVFILATTEPNRIPDTILSRCQRFDFRMLTDSEVRGRLDEMARAEGVAVEEDALSLMARYAFGSMRDGQSIFEQAAVSGAGTVTAALVEGMLGLVGTEAAIDLAAAAVLEGAGPALA